The following coding sequences are from one Aliarcobacter skirrowii CCUG 10374 window:
- the argC gene encoding N-acetyl-gamma-glutamyl-phosphate reductase translates to MKFKVFVDGQHGTTGLKIHEMLVLRDELELLTIDEKDKKNKEKRAELLNSADLVFLCLPDDASKESVGLITNENVKVIDASTAHRTNPSWVYGIPELTSKQRDKIKTSKRVCVPGCHASGLIVAMKPLFKNKILSKNHKLICHSITGYSGGGTQMINDYENGSFENIGAQRPYALGLNHKHLPEMKYVLKINKAPIFTPSVGNFKQGMLVMSYIEKSSMKKPLNKDELIKVYKNYYADEIFIKVIENNDEYLENGFLNPMRCNNTNSIEISVYENKTDLVVISRLDNLGKGASGAAVQCMNIMLGLEERKGLEIKL, encoded by the coding sequence ATGAAATTTAAAGTATTTGTAGATGGACAACATGGAACAACAGGATTAAAAATCCATGAAATGTTGGTTTTGCGAGATGAGTTAGAGCTTTTAACAATTGATGAAAAAGATAAAAAAAACAAAGAAAAAAGAGCAGAACTTTTAAATAGTGCTGATTTGGTTTTTTTATGCCTTCCTGATGATGCCTCAAAAGAGTCTGTTGGTTTAATAACAAATGAAAATGTAAAAGTAATAGATGCAAGTACAGCACACAGAACAAATCCTTCTTGGGTTTATGGAATACCTGAACTTACAAGCAAACAAAGAGATAAAATCAAAACTTCAAAAAGAGTTTGTGTACCAGGATGCCATGCTAGTGGATTAATTGTTGCTATGAAACCTCTATTTAAAAACAAAATTTTAAGTAAAAATCATAAACTAATTTGCCACTCAATAACTGGTTATAGTGGTGGTGGAACACAGATGATAAATGATTATGAAAATGGTTCTTTTGAAAATATAGGTGCTCAAAGACCTTATGCTTTAGGATTAAATCATAAACATCTTCCAGAGATGAAATATGTCTTAAAAATAAACAAAGCCCCAATTTTTACTCCAAGTGTTGGTAACTTCAAGCAAGGTATGCTTGTAATGTCATATATTGAAAAAAGTAGTATGAAAAAACCTCTAAATAAAGATGAGTTAATCAAAGTTTACAAAAACTACTATGCTGATGAGATTTTTATAAAAGTTATTGAGAACAATGATGAGTATTTAGAAAATGGATTTTTAAATCCAATGAGATGTAACAACACAAATAGTATTGAGATATCTGTTTATGAAAATAAAACTGATTTAGTAGTTATTTCAAGACTTGATAACTTAGGAAAAGGTGCAAGTGGAGCTGCTGTTCAGTGTATGAATATAATGCTTGGACTTGAAGAGAGAAAAGGTTTAGAGATAAAACTCTAA
- a CDS encoding protein disulfide oxidoreductase, translating into MNQKIKKYLISFIKYAIFFIVVINLVSYYKSLDLNKNRLEIRSFELLDGTNYEIEKDKPLLIHFWATWCPICALEEQNIETISKDYQVITIATQSGSSEEIKEYLEKNNLSFKVVNDDFATLSREFNIKAFPTTFIYDKNQNLKFSEVGYSSTFGLKLRLWWSN; encoded by the coding sequence ATGAATCAAAAAATAAAAAAATATTTAATAAGTTTTATCAAGTATGCAATCTTTTTTATTGTAGTTATAAATCTTGTAAGTTACTATAAAAGCCTTGATTTAAATAAAAACAGACTTGAAATAAGAAGTTTTGAACTACTAGATGGTACAAATTATGAAATAGAAAAAGATAAACCCCTACTAATTCATTTTTGGGCAACTTGGTGTCCTATTTGTGCACTTGAAGAGCAAAATATTGAAACTATTTCAAAGGATTATCAAGTTATTACAATAGCAACTCAATCTGGAAGCAGTGAAGAGATAAAAGAGTATTTAGAAAAAAACAACTTAAGCTTTAAAGTTGTAAATGATGATTTTGCAACTTTATCAAGAGAATTTAATATAAAAGCATTTCCAACAACTTTTATATATGACAAAAATCAGAATTTAAAATTTAGTGAAGTTGGATATAGTTCTACCTTTGGGCTTAAATTAAGACTTTGGTGGAGCAATTAA
- a CDS encoding helix-turn-helix domain-containing protein, which yields MTQRDMAGYIGVTPVTLRNWRREKPKLYEIVMKGFAFEEAVKKAQENADELKALEEKFKIKK from the coding sequence ATGACTCAAAGAGATATGGCTGGATATATTGGTGTAACTCCTGTAACTTTAAGAAACTGGCGACGAGAAAAACCAAAACTTTATGAAATAGTTATGAAAGGCTTCGCCTTTGAAGAGGCTGTAAAAAAAGCACAAGAAAATGCAGATGAACTAAAAGCTTTGGAAGAGAAATTTAAAATAAAAAAATAG
- a CDS encoding acyltransferase family protein, protein MNQRFLVLDSFRGIAAICVVIFHMHIIGSITELNFFRGSSLFVEFFFVLSGFVLAHTYGFKDVTFKRFIISRTFRLYPLHLFMFFIFVLLELGKLIAYNYGFSFNNEPFSNSYSLKEVLPNLLFLQSWLPFTIPISWNGPAWSLSVEYYMYIIFFFTLFIKSNLKYIVWFLFSFISFYIIINSFGVMSEVIRGLSCFFAGALTYLIYRKINLKFEKINTNLFSVVEFLLIFLVIYIISYVEEYKAIYASLIFLVIVFFFAFEKGVLSKILKASFFQLLGKLSYSIYMTHAAILYCLVSVSMVLEKILNKKFAPMIETVRYIDFGNIFINNSVVIIILFIVIFISIFTYKYIEVKGQEFGKRFLNK, encoded by the coding sequence ATGAATCAAAGGTTTTTAGTTCTTGATAGTTTTAGGGGAATTGCAGCAATTTGTGTTGTAATTTTTCATATGCACATAATTGGCTCGATTACAGAGCTTAATTTTTTTAGAGGAAGTAGTCTGTTTGTTGAATTCTTCTTTGTTTTAAGTGGTTTTGTTTTAGCTCATACTTATGGCTTTAAAGATGTAACTTTTAAAAGATTTATAATAAGTAGAACTTTTAGACTGTATCCTTTACATTTGTTTATGTTTTTTATTTTTGTTTTATTGGAATTAGGTAAATTAATTGCATATAATTATGGTTTTTCTTTTAATAATGAACCATTTTCAAATTCATATTCTTTAAAAGAAGTTTTACCTAATTTATTATTTTTGCAATCGTGGTTGCCTTTTACTATTCCAATTAGTTGGAATGGTCCAGCTTGGAGTTTAAGTGTTGAGTATTATATGTATATTATCTTTTTCTTTACACTTTTTATAAAATCAAATTTAAAATATATTGTTTGGTTTTTGTTTTCATTTATATCTTTTTATATAATTATAAATAGTTTTGGAGTTATGAGTGAAGTTATTCGTGGACTTTCATGTTTTTTTGCTGGAGCTTTAACATATCTTATTTATCGTAAAATTAATTTAAAATTTGAAAAGATAAATACAAACTTATTTTCTGTTGTAGAGTTTTTATTAATATTTTTAGTTATCTACATAATTTCATATGTTGAAGAATACAAAGCAATATATGCAAGTTTAATATTTTTGGTAATTGTATTTTTCTTTGCATTTGAAAAAGGAGTTTTATCAAAAATTTTAAAAGCTTCATTTTTTCAACTATTAGGAAAATTGTCTTATTCAATTTATATGACACATGCTGCAATTTTATATTGTTTAGTTTCTGTTTCCATGGTTTTAGAAAAAATATTAAATAAGAAATTTGCACCAATGATTGAAACTGTTAGATATATTGATTTCGGAAATATTTTTATAAATAATTCTGTTGTCATTATCATACTTTTTATAGTAATTTTTATATCTATTTTTACTTATAAATATATTGAAGTAAAAGGACAAGAGTTTGGGAAAAGGTTTTTAAATAAATAA
- a CDS encoding sulfite exporter TauE/SafE family protein, whose protein sequence is MEFELIAFGLITGFTSGFFGIGGGSILIPMLLLANYGMKEAVSISIMQMVFSSIYGSFLNSKKIKSLFRDGSILGVGAIFGGATSGYFLPTVPDIYLQYLFIFVLLYTIFTLFKAPSSSDIDRSQKSFLTLTFIGYFVGIFAMSIGIGGSLILLPILVGFLKYDLKVATSLGLFFVIFSSIGGFISTSIYGNMLYYEGLIIGLGSILGVYFGIKIKEKTKSTSYKNYVLLLNLLVLGVTLYKTFL, encoded by the coding sequence TTGGAATTTGAACTAATAGCATTTGGATTAATTACAGGTTTTACATCTGGATTTTTTGGAATTGGTGGTGGAAGTATCTTAATACCTATGCTACTTTTAGCAAACTATGGAATGAAAGAGGCTGTTTCAATCTCAATTATGCAGATGGTTTTCTCTTCAATTTATGGCTCTTTTTTAAACTCAAAAAAAATCAAATCTCTTTTTAGAGATGGTTCTATTTTAGGTGTTGGAGCTATTTTTGGAGGAGCTACTAGTGGTTATTTTTTACCAACTGTTCCTGATATTTATCTTCAATATCTGTTTATTTTTGTTCTACTTTATACAATATTTACACTCTTTAAAGCACCCTCTTCTAGCGATATAGATAGATCACAAAAAAGCTTTCTAACTTTGACTTTTATTGGTTATTTTGTTGGAATTTTTGCAATGAGTATTGGAATTGGTGGATCTTTGATTTTACTTCCAATTTTGGTTGGGTTTTTAAAATATGATTTAAAAGTTGCAACATCTTTGGGACTATTTTTTGTAATATTTTCTTCAATTGGTGGATTTATATCTACTTCAATATATGGAAATATGCTTTACTATGAGGGGCTTATTATTGGACTTGGCTCAATTTTGGGTGTATATTTTGGAATAAAAATAAAAGAGAAAACAAAATCAACTTCATATAAAAACTATGTTTTACTTTTAAATCTTTTGGTTTTGGGTGTTACTTTATATAAGACTTTTTTATAA
- the cysE gene encoding serine O-acetyltransferase has protein sequence MTNNSLEKELTLWQLIKEDFRVPKLNDPVLDSNFELFFNYPGVWAIINYRVANRLYYKGFKKLARFISGLSTFLTKTDIHPACTIGRRVFIDHAIGVVIGATAIIEDDVLIYQGVTLGGVSLNKGKRHPTVKSNVVIGSGAKILGNITIGANSKIGANSVVVVDVPDNSTAVGVPARIIKKDNKRDKMAHNELPDINKEMFKYLIERIANLECSIKKEENCTLEEKNRTLEKEYNDFIETLNSNKKD, from the coding sequence ATGACGAATAATAGTTTAGAAAAAGAGTTAACTCTTTGGCAACTAATCAAAGAAGATTTCAGAGTTCCAAAGCTAAACGACCCAGTTCTTGACTCAAATTTTGAACTATTTTTTAACTATCCTGGAGTTTGGGCAATTATAAATTATAGAGTTGCCAATCGACTTTACTATAAAGGTTTTAAAAAACTTGCTCGTTTTATATCTGGATTATCTACTTTTTTAACAAAAACAGATATTCATCCTGCTTGTACAATTGGAAGAAGAGTATTTATAGATCATGCAATTGGAGTTGTAATTGGTGCAACTGCAATAATTGAAGATGATGTTTTAATATATCAAGGTGTAACTTTGGGTGGAGTTAGTCTTAATAAAGGCAAAAGACATCCAACTGTTAAATCAAATGTGGTTATTGGAAGTGGTGCTAAAATTTTAGGAAATATTACAATTGGAGCTAACTCAAAAATTGGAGCTAACTCTGTTGTGGTTGTTGATGTTCCTGATAACTCAACTGCTGTTGGAGTACCAGCAAGAATTATTAAAAAAGATAACAAAAGAGATAAAATGGCTCACAATGAGCTTCCAGATATAAACAAAGAGATGTTTAAGTATCTAATTGAGCGAATTGCAAATCTTGAATGCTCTATAAAAAAAGAGGAGAATTGTACTTTAGAAGAGAAAAATAGAACTTTGGAAAAAGAGTACAACGACTTTATAGAGACTTTAAACTCAAATAAAAAAGATTGA
- the speA gene encoding biosynthetic arginine decarboxylase, whose amino-acid sequence MKNKFDYGIDIWGDGNFFVEDGVVKVNYKPYPSLISITKDIRKRGFRGPLLLRFPHITKKQIKTLFNAFNSSIKEYDYKGSFNAVFPLKVNQLPNFVHPLVSAGKKYGYGLEAGSKAELIIAMTYNNMGSPITVNGFKDKEMIHLCFIAKSMGHDITVIIEGLNELEMILEVLEESKMEAPNVGIRVRLHSGGSGVWAKSGGIDSKFGLTSTEILEAFELLQDNNLEDLLTMIHFHIGSAMNTIKPLKKALRESGHIYAELKNLGAKNLSSINIGGGLSVEYSAYEQSRFYSLNEFASDVVFTLKDIAKQKGVEEPNIFTESGRFISAASTVLIAPVLELFSAEYELVHLKLKEKNPPLIEELNDLLKDMTKKKAYEFMHDAMDHLESLLTLFDLGYIDLQDRSNAEVLTHQIIKKAISLLEVDDYEELRKFDKNIQEKYLLNFSLFQSLPDYWGINQEFPIMPITHLDKKPSRRASLWDITCDSDGEIPFDMQKPLYLHDVNLNKEDYFLGFFNVGAYQDTLGMKHNLFAHPTEVNVVFKDEEVILEKILESQKVLDILDDIDYDTEEIQTILSRRVPLETYEILKKYLNDNSYLKTIWSYYDE is encoded by the coding sequence GTGAAAAATAAATTTGATTATGGAATTGACATTTGGGGAGATGGAAACTTTTTTGTTGAAGATGGAGTTGTAAAAGTAAATTACAAACCCTATCCATCTTTAATATCTATCACAAAAGATATTAGAAAACGAGGCTTTAGAGGACCACTTCTATTGAGATTTCCTCACATTACAAAAAAGCAGATAAAAACACTATTTAATGCTTTTAACTCAAGCATCAAAGAGTATGACTACAAAGGTAGCTTTAATGCAGTTTTTCCTCTAAAAGTGAATCAACTTCCAAACTTTGTTCATCCACTTGTAAGTGCTGGTAAAAAATATGGTTATGGTTTAGAAGCTGGAAGTAAAGCTGAACTTATAATTGCAATGACTTACAACAATATGGGAAGTCCAATTACAGTAAATGGATTTAAAGATAAAGAGATGATTCATTTGTGCTTCATAGCTAAAAGTATGGGGCATGATATAACTGTAATTATTGAAGGTTTAAATGAACTTGAGATGATTTTAGAGGTTTTAGAAGAGAGCAAAATGGAGGCTCCAAATGTTGGTATTAGAGTTAGGCTTCATAGTGGAGGAAGTGGTGTTTGGGCAAAAAGTGGAGGAATTGACTCTAAGTTTGGTCTTACATCAACAGAGATTTTAGAAGCATTTGAGCTATTGCAAGATAATAATCTTGAAGATTTATTAACAATGATTCACTTCCATATAGGTTCAGCTATGAATACAATTAAGCCTTTAAAAAAAGCCTTAAGAGAGTCAGGTCATATTTATGCTGAGCTTAAAAATTTAGGTGCTAAAAACTTATCATCAATTAATATTGGTGGAGGATTAAGTGTAGAATATAGTGCTTATGAGCAATCAAGATTCTACTCTTTAAATGAGTTTGCAAGTGATGTTGTGTTTACTCTAAAAGATATTGCAAAACAAAAAGGTGTTGAAGAGCCAAATATATTTACAGAATCAGGAAGATTTATAAGTGCTGCTTCAACTGTTCTTATAGCTCCTGTTTTAGAGCTGTTTTCAGCTGAATATGAACTTGTTCATCTAAAATTAAAAGAGAAAAATCCACCTTTAATAGAAGAGTTAAATGATCTTTTAAAAGATATGACAAAGAAAAAGGCTTATGAGTTTATGCACGATGCTATGGATCACTTAGAGTCTTTATTAACTCTATTTGATTTAGGATATATTGATTTACAAGATAGATCAAATGCAGAAGTTTTAACTCATCAAATTATTAAAAAAGCAATCTCACTTCTTGAAGTTGATGATTATGAAGAGTTAAGAAAGTTTGATAAAAATATTCAAGAAAAATATCTACTAAACTTCTCACTTTTCCAATCTCTGCCTGATTATTGGGGAATAAATCAAGAGTTTCCTATTATGCCAATAACTCATTTGGATAAAAAACCAAGCAGAAGAGCAAGTTTGTGGGATATTACTTGTGATAGTGATGGAGAGATCCCATTTGATATGCAAAAACCACTATATTTACACGATGTAAATTTAAATAAAGAGGATTATTTTCTAGGATTTTTTAATGTTGGAGCATATCAAGATACTTTGGGAATGAAGCACAACTTATTTGCTCATCCAACTGAGGTTAATGTAGTATTTAAAGATGAAGAGGTTATTTTAGAAAAGATTTTAGAGTCTCAAAAAGTTTTAGATATTTTAGATGATATCGACTATGACACAGAAGAGATTCAAACAATTTTAAGTAGAAGAGTTCCTCTTGAAACTTATGAGATACTAAAAAAATATCTAAATGATAATAGCTATTTAAAAACAATATGGAGTTACTATGACGAATAA
- the hisS gene encoding histidine--tRNA ligase, whose protein sequence is MSNTIQSLRGMKDIVGSDSELFTYFVENASKIAQKYGFSYIETPLLEETALFRRSVGESSDIVNKEMYQFIDKGQNDVCLRPEGTAGVVRHFVEKKLDRAGGTYKWYYYGPMFRYERPQKGRLREFHQFGCEVFGISNVYEDANIIMLIREILEYFGIGFTLKLNSLGCLECMPQYKNNLVNHLNSFKSELCEDCNRRVDTNPIRVLDCKNEKCQTLLKDAPKITNSLCSSCNSDFEKLKEILDFNKVDYEIDSNLVRGLDYYNKTAFEFVSNEIGAQSAIAGGGRYDRLVEYLGGKSTAGIGFAIGIERLLELVKVKEQKQDSLYIGVLDETSLNKAFEIAIQKRKTTKTYLEYTPRGFAKHFGIAEKLNCNIVALIGENELNNNTIYIKNIETKEEKTVSIREFISEK, encoded by the coding sequence ATGAGTAATACAATTCAAAGTTTAAGAGGAATGAAGGATATCGTAGGAAGTGATAGTGAACTTTTTACATATTTTGTAGAAAATGCCTCAAAAATCGCACAAAAATATGGTTTTTCTTATATAGAGACTCCACTTTTAGAAGAGACAGCACTTTTTAGAAGAAGTGTTGGTGAAAGCAGTGATATTGTAAATAAAGAGATGTATCAATTTATTGACAAAGGGCAAAATGATGTATGTTTAAGACCTGAAGGAACAGCTGGAGTTGTAAGACATTTTGTTGAAAAAAAACTTGATCGTGCTGGTGGAACTTATAAGTGGTACTACTATGGACCAATGTTTAGATATGAAAGACCACAAAAAGGAAGATTAAGAGAGTTTCACCAATTTGGTTGTGAAGTTTTTGGAATATCAAATGTTTATGAAGATGCAAATATTATTATGCTTATTCGTGAAATTCTTGAATATTTTGGTATTGGATTTACTTTAAAACTAAACTCTTTGGGTTGCCTTGAGTGTATGCCACAATATAAAAATAATCTAGTAAATCATCTAAATAGTTTTAAATCTGAGTTGTGTGAAGATTGCAATAGAAGAGTTGATACAAATCCAATTAGAGTATTAGATTGTAAAAACGAAAAGTGTCAAACTCTTTTAAAAGATGCTCCAAAAATAACAAATAGTTTATGTAGCTCTTGTAATAGTGATTTTGAAAAGCTAAAAGAGATTTTGGATTTTAATAAAGTAGATTATGAAATAGATTCAAATTTGGTTCGTGGACTTGATTACTACAACAAAACAGCATTTGAGTTTGTAAGCAATGAGATTGGTGCTCAAAGTGCAATTGCTGGTGGTGGAAGATATGATAGATTGGTTGAGTATCTTGGTGGAAAAAGTACAGCTGGAATTGGTTTTGCAATTGGAATTGAAAGACTTCTTGAACTTGTAAAAGTAAAAGAGCAAAAACAAGACTCTTTGTATATTGGAGTTTTAGATGAAACTTCTTTAAACAAAGCATTTGAAATAGCAATTCAAAAAAGAAAAACAACAAAAACTTATCTTGAATACACACCAAGAGGGTTTGCAAAACACTTTGGTATTGCAGAAAAACTAAATTGCAATATTGTTGCACTTATTGGTGAAAATGAGTTGAACAACAATACAATTTATATAAAAAATATAGAGACAAAAGAAGAAAAAACAGTAAGTATTAGGGAGTTTATAAGTGAAAAATAA
- the tmk gene encoding dTMP kinase encodes MYVVLEGIDTAGKSTQLEILQNRFKDAIFTKEPGGTKLGAKLREIILNGEASSKTAEMFLFLADRAEHTKNVIIPNLDKKIISDRSLISGIAYALTKDMDELIELNKIATKNILPQKAILLELSREELISRLSKKANDSIEQRGVDYLLEIQARLKEVILKLNIKHIFIDASLNIDEIAKKIEDFINE; translated from the coding sequence ATGTATGTAGTTCTTGAGGGTATTGATACAGCTGGTAAATCTACTCAACTTGAAATTTTACAAAATAGATTTAAAGATGCTATTTTTACAAAAGAGCCAGGTGGAACGAAGCTTGGAGCTAAGTTAAGAGAGATAATTTTAAACGGAGAAGCTTCTAGTAAAACTGCTGAGATGTTTTTGTTTTTAGCAGATAGAGCTGAGCATACTAAAAATGTGATTATTCCAAATTTGGATAAAAAAATTATTTCAGATAGATCACTAATATCTGGAATTGCTTATGCTTTAACAAAAGATATGGATGAGTTAATAGAGTTAAATAAAATTGCCACAAAAAATATTTTGCCACAAAAAGCTATTTTGTTAGAGTTAAGTCGTGAAGAGTTAATTTCAAGATTATCAAAAAAAGCAAATGATAGTATTGAACAAAGAGGAGTTGATTATTTGCTTGAAATTCAAGCTAGATTAAAAGAGGTTATTTTGAAACTAAATATTAAACATATTTTTATAGATGCTAGTTTAAATATAGATGAGATTGCAAAAAAAATTGAGGATTTTATAAATGAGTAA
- the coaD gene encoding pantetheine-phosphate adenylyltransferase, with the protein MKNQNSEYNYTGSYKKAIYSGTFDPITIGHLDIIKRASNIFEEVIISVAKSELKKPMFSHEKRVEFVKAVTKDMPNVKVVGFDTLLVDFAKEMQINTIIRGLRAVSDFEFELQMGYANSSLNKNLETVYLMPTLEHAFVSSTIVREIIRFKGKFEHLVPKEVLECM; encoded by the coding sequence ATGAAAAATCAAAACAGTGAATATAACTATACAGGCTCTTATAAAAAAGCTATTTATAGTGGTACATTTGATCCAATTACAATTGGGCATTTAGATATTATAAAACGAGCTAGTAATATTTTTGAAGAGGTTATTATTAGTGTTGCAAAAAGTGAACTAAAAAAACCTATGTTTAGCCATGAAAAAAGAGTTGAGTTTGTAAAAGCTGTAACCAAAGATATGCCAAATGTAAAAGTTGTTGGGTTTGATACATTGCTTGTAGATTTTGCAAAAGAGATGCAAATAAATACAATTATTAGAGGGCTTAGAGCAGTTAGTGATTTTGAATTTGAGTTACAAATGGGTTATGCAAACTCATCTTTAAACAAAAATTTAGAGACTGTTTATTTAATGCCAACACTAGAACACGCTTTTGTAAGCTCAACAATTGTTAGAGAGATTATAAGATTTAAAGGTAAATTTGAGCACTTAGTTCCAAAAGAGGTTTTAGAATGTATGTAG
- a CDS encoding UbiX family flavin prenyltransferase: protein MRLTVAISGASGVNLALRFINSLPKEIELFLVFSKSAKKAFAMENGKKIEESLEKRENITIFKDKNIGAALASGSFKVDKMIILPCSSNTLAKCAVGISDSLITRAFTVMLKEKREIIIAPRELPLNTIMLENMLKLSKLGVTIAPPILGYYSAQQNLNDMENFIIGKYMDLLKIDNNLYKRWK from the coding sequence TTGAGATTAACAGTTGCAATAAGTGGGGCTAGTGGTGTAAACTTAGCACTACGATTTATTAACTCTTTACCAAAAGAGATTGAACTTTTTCTTGTATTTTCAAAATCTGCAAAAAAAGCATTTGCTATGGAAAATGGTAAAAAAATTGAAGAGTCGCTTGAAAAAAGAGAAAATATAACTATATTTAAAGATAAAAATATAGGAGCTGCTTTGGCTTCTGGCTCTTTTAAAGTTGATAAAATGATAATTTTACCTTGTAGTTCAAACACTTTGGCAAAGTGTGCTGTTGGAATTTCTGATAGTTTAATTACAAGAGCATTTACAGTTATGTTAAAAGAGAAAAGAGAGATTATAATAGCTCCTAGAGAGTTACCTCTTAACACTATTATGCTAGAAAATATGTTAAAACTCTCAAAACTTGGGGTTACTATAGCACCACCAATTTTGGGATATTATAGTGCTCAACAAAACTTAAATGATATGGAAAATTTTATTATAGGCAAATATATGGATTTATTAAAAATAGATAACAACTTATATAAAAGATGGAAATAG
- a CDS encoding recombinase family protein has product MTKYFTYIRESQVEENYAKNQKKSIDEYVLRKKIEVYKEIKIAINRPQEERNLLKLLENCEKNSTLIVANLNVFGRTISSILKIVKFLLSNNIRVIVVEQNLDFIDDKDPLANMVLNVINIAINLEKELQSLRTKEALNAKKLEGIALGKPVGTIQKSKFDEQRDKIEELLAMGLSVRKIAKLLGYNNHIGLNNYVKKRDIREIALQKEI; this is encoded by the coding sequence ATGACAAAATATTTTACATATATAAGAGAGAGTCAAGTTGAGGAAAATTATGCAAAAAATCAGAAAAAATCTATTGATGAATATGTTTTAAGAAAAAAAATCGAAGTTTATAAAGAGATTAAAATAGCTATAAATAGACCTCAAGAGGAGAGAAATCTTCTTAAACTTCTTGAAAATTGTGAAAAAAACTCAACACTTATTGTTGCAAATTTAAATGTTTTTGGAAGAACTATAAGTAGTATTTTAAAAATAGTTAAGTTTTTACTATCAAATAATATAAGAGTTATTGTAGTTGAGCAAAATTTAGATTTTATAGATGATAAAGATCCTTTGGCAAATATGGTTTTAAATGTTATTAATATTGCTATAAATTTAGAAAAAGAGCTTCAAAGTCTTAGAACAAAAGAGGCTTTAAATGCAAAAAAACTTGAAGGTATAGCTCTTGGAAAACCTGTTGGAACTATTCAAAAATCAAAATTTGATGAGCAAAGAGATAAAATTGAAGAGCTTTTAGCTATGGGATTAAGTGTACGAAAAATAGCAAAATTATTAGGTTATAACAATCATATTGGTTTAAATAACTATGTTAAAAAAAGAGATATTAGAGAGATTGCTTTGCAAAAAGAGATATAG
- the rplI gene encoding 50S ribosomal protein L9, which yields MKVLLIKDVKSLGKAGEIKEVADGYGKNFLIGKGLALQATNEVIARHKAEQKRAEAKEQEEIAKAKELAEKLNATKLTIRHKVGANDQLIGSITNKEISEELEKQFSIMIDKKNISIDNKIKHIGIFEVSCKLGHSINASLKIDVIAG from the coding sequence ATGAAAGTATTATTAATAAAAGATGTTAAAAGTTTAGGAAAAGCAGGTGAGATAAAAGAGGTAGCTGATGGATATGGTAAAAATTTTTTAATAGGAAAAGGATTAGCACTTCAAGCAACTAATGAGGTTATTGCAAGACATAAAGCTGAACAAAAAAGAGCAGAAGCTAAAGAGCAAGAAGAGATTGCAAAAGCAAAAGAGTTGGCTGAAAAATTAAATGCAACAAAACTTACAATTAGACATAAAGTTGGTGCAAATGACCAATTAATTGGAAGTATTACAAATAAAGAGATAAGTGAAGAGCTTGAAAAACAGTTCTCAATTATGATTGATAAAAAAAATATCTCAATTGATAATAAAATTAAACATATAGGTATTTTTGAAGTATCTTGTAAATTAGGGCATTCTATAAATGCAAGTCTGAAAATTGATGTTATAGCAGGTTAA